A genomic window from Lepisosteus oculatus isolate fLepOcu1 chromosome 27, fLepOcu1.hap2, whole genome shotgun sequence includes:
- the LOC107075447 gene encoding protein rapunzel-like: protein MMECVEEWVMENKEKIELELEIMGKGYDFFATTAGKLNPVLEAVLIFSKEILSNPESKDVKYLTELFEKVNQKLEAVKNEIDSIYREMEKSSINKKYFEAEARILSQYKIYLEFVNASTKFKESSKRTFIRHFQATKGDLSLLTLYNMVIGDNPSGESVLETVLVTEERSRRAVEEFCAHLKKLFFMGLIAVIGHASLEDQAAGKLLLKEWGEKMEEVERRMKAAVDDCTNNFAAQARTDMENQLQEK from the coding sequence ATGATGGAGTGCGTGGAAGAATGGGTGATGGAAAACAAGGAGAAGATCGAGTTGGAATTGGAAATCATGGGGAAAGGATATGACTTTTTTGCCACTACAGCTGGAAAACTGAACCCCGTCCTGGaggctgttttaattttttccaaAGAGATTCTCAGCAACCCAGAGAGCAAAGATGTGAAGTATTTGACCGAGCTGTTTGAGAAGGTCAACCAGAAATTAGAAGCTGTTAAGAATGAGATTGACAGCATCTACCGAGAGATGGAAAAATCCtcaattaacaaaaaatattttgaggcGGAGGCGCGTATTCTCAGCCAGTACAAGATATACCTGGAATTTGTGAACGCTAGCACCAAGTTCAAGGAGAGCAGCAAAAGGACATTCATAAGACACTTTCAGGCCACGAAAggggacctgagcctcctcactCTGTACAACATGGTGATCGGGGACAACCCATCTGGGGAGTCGGTGCTGGAGACCGTGCTGGTCACAGAGGAGAGGAGCCGCAGAGCGGTGGAGGAGTTCTGCGCCCACCTGAAGAAGCTCTTCTTCATGGGCCTCATCGCTGTGATTGGTCATGCCTCCCTGGAGGACCAGGCAGCAGGCAAACTGCTCCTGAAGGAGTGGGGTGAGAAGATGGAGGAGGTGGAGAGGCGCATGAAGGCGGCCGTGGACGACTGCACCAACAACTTCGCTGCCCAGGCCAGAACGGACATGGAGAACCAGCTGCAGGAGAAATAG
- the LOC138225333 gene encoding uncharacterized protein, whose protein sequence is MGNESSKGKAGPSGPARYMYDKFGDVGIKCLPLWSKLGFPENGSFSPRQVEQLQEKLQEREKKGNKKVDWKCFELWKNEVQARERKSKEAHKKERNGKSEGTPMSIVGREYGLVYCQPFTDCMSGWTNEQWPRDGSFQPWAIRLLHEMTDPPNPGGDPNWDYEYMRKCVSVWDASGRRFPPLLTNPEQMMLSTSKLYPDLDCLASAPAPLLPAAPPPYNWGTGGHGTPVGENPKQQALEFIPAPGEKSVKLRPTASEFMPKKGPQPVWDGLSPPSTRLGAQYGSHLDPSLVPLPFSDGEEEDDPNLGLQFPMIECPNPQGGNPVLVFRPWKLAELIAVIGEPPNSKTNGQKYTTALRRLVAQYEPTSSELETVFQKTLKLDYGDVRDTFNPDVVYDAVIGSGYQNQLDAICQRIEAKYPPKMDWFTLRQTKQKPGETCTDFLERLTPRFSNLSGLPPPAPNHDGSVYETQLTHLFVDGLLPEIGSMVKISCIGWDTARLTEVCSHAYHAERQLASKNEKKAQKDRNRLHQLQRAQLQFYQGGRGRGPGGRGRRGGHRGKGDRDACFRCGKTGHWARECPKNEGGEEDDGNWDSAPPAGVTVSTPWQREKKD, encoded by the coding sequence ATGGGTAACGAGAGCTCTAAAGGCAAAGCTGGGCCGAGTGGCCCAGCCAGGTACATGTACGATAAGTTTGGCGATGTGGGAATAAAGTGTCTTCCCCTTTGGAGCAAGTTGGGTTTCCCAGAGAATGGCAGCTTTAGTCCACGACAGGTTGAGCAGCTTCAGGAGAAGTTGCAGGAAAgggagaaaaaaggaaacaagaaagtagactggaaatgttttgagctGTGGAAAAATGAGGTGCAGGCTAGAGAAAGGAAAAGTAAAGAAGCACATAAGAAAGAGAGAAATGGGAAATCTGAGGGAACTCCCATGAGTATAGTAGGGAGAGAATATGGATTGGTTTATTGCCAACCTTTCACTGATTGCATGTCAGGATGGACGAATGAGCAGTGGCCTCGAGACGGGAGTTTTCAGCCATGGGCCATTAGGCTGCTGCATGAAATGACTGACCCTCCAAATCCAGGAGGGGATCCTAATTGGGATTATGAGTATATGAGAAAATGTGTGTCAGTCTGGGATGCGTCTGGAAGAAGATTCCCCCCCTTGCTTACTAACCCTGAACAGATGATGCTGAGCACATCTAAATTGTATCCAGACCTCGACTGTCTTGCTTCAGCCCCAGCTCCACTTTTACCAGCGGCACCACCCCCATATAACTGGGGCACAGGAGGCCATGGGACCCCTGTGGGGGAGAACCCTAAACAACAGGCCCTGGAATTTATACCAGCGCCAGGGGAAAAGAGTGTTAAGCTCCGCCCGACAGCTTCTGAGTTTATGCCAAAAAAGGGACCCCAACCAGTGTGGGATGGCCTCTCCCCGCCCTCTACGAGGCTGGGAGCCCAATATGGTTCCCACCTGGACCCGTCACTGGTCCCTTTGCCTTTTTCTGATGGAGAAGAGGAGGATGACCCAAATCTGGGTCTTCAGTTCCCTATGATTGAATGTCCAAACCCCCAGGGCGGTAACCCTGTTTTAGTTTTCCGCCCATGGAAATTAGCAGAGCTGATAGCCGTAATCGGCGAACCACCAAACTCCAAGACAAACGGGCAAAAATACACCACCGCCTTGCGGCGTCTAGTCGCTCAATACGAGCCCACGAGCAGCGAACTAGAGACCGTTTTTCAAAAGACCCTGAAGCTTGACTACGGCGATGTGCGCGACACGTTCAACCCAGACGTGGTGTATGACGCTGTCATCGGCAGTGGCTATCAGAACCAGCTAGACGCCATTTGCCAGAGAATAGAAGCAAAGTATCCCCCCAAAATGGACTGGTTCACCTTGAGACAAACCAAGCAAAAGCCCGGAGAAACGTGTACTGATTTCTTGGAGAGACTGACCCCCCGCTTCAGTAACCTCAGTGGCCTGCCCCCACCTGCCCCTAACCACGACGGCTCAGTATATGAAACTCAACTTACGCATCTTTTCGTGGACGGCCTGCTCCCCGAAATAGGGAGCATGGTGAAAATCTCATGCATCGGCTGGGACACCGCCCGGTTGACCGAGGTGTGCAGCCATGCTTACCATGCTGAGAGACAATTAGCATCAAAGAATGAGAAAAAggcacaaaaagacaggaatcGGCTACACCAGCTCCAGAGGGCCCAGCTCCAGTTCTAtcaaggaggaagaggaaggggaCCAGGAGGCCGTGGCCGCCGAGGAGGCCACCGAGGAAAAGGAGACCGCGACGCGTGTTTTCGCTGCGGAAAAACAGGACATTGGGCAAGAGAATGCCCCAAAAATGAGGGGGGAGAGGAAGACGATGGGAACTGGGACTCGGCGCCCCCGGCTGGAGTAACAGTCAGCACACCATGGCAACGGGAAAAGAAAGACTGA